A portion of the Drosophila innubila isolate TH190305 chromosome 3L unlocalized genomic scaffold, UK_Dinn_1.0 0_D_3L, whole genome shotgun sequence genome contains these proteins:
- the LOC117788006 gene encoding uncharacterized protein LOC117788006, whose product MNQVWLFFCIPNLLADIVCLMIHIDGSLHLQEPMPHNMIFCGTFAGFILIPLIRAVHILLGLKTHLYPQILIDGCGTIMHFLCALLSLHYAENDFHLIFMGPQQELDHHYFAYCKKQSVACIIAGALYLLQFVLILDFIQKTPLFEDEKPIRIITEPPKWDESYQNMSIEEHDHLARTQANVYLLGRQLDHWFRLKSKWFRQLAGGQELIHKSELLPVVKKRQSSRPRRIDNSDDDDDDDDETDDDGDFEIEITSKISSPTETPKRTKFDFDPEVMLDTSSTSSKSSKPSVRR is encoded by the coding sequence GTCTGATGATCCACATCGATGGGTCGCTGCACTTGCAGGAACCGATGCCCCACAATATGATATTTTGTGGCACGTTTGCTGGCTTCATACTGATTCCCTTAATTCGTGCCGTGCACATTTTGCTCGGACTGAAGACACATCTCTATCCGCAGATTTTAATTGATGGCTGTGGCACAATAATGCATTTCCTGTGCGCCTTATTGTCGCTGCATTATGCGGAGAATGATTTCCATTTGATATTCATGGGACCACAGCAGGAATTGGATCATCATTATTTTGCCTACTGCAAGAAACAAAGTGTGGCATGCATCATAGCTGGCGCTCTGTACTTGCTGCAATTTGTACTCATACTTGATTTTATACAAAAGACGCCACTCTTTGAGGATGAGAAGCCCATCAGGATCATTACGGAGCCACCCAAGTGGGATGAGAGCTATCAGAATATGAGCATTGAGGAGCACGACCATTTGGCCAGAACCCAGGCAAATGTCTATCTACTTGGCCGACAGCTGGATCATTGGTTTCGGCTCAAGTCCAAATGGTTCCGTCAACTTGCCGGTGGTCAGGAACTTATTCACAAGTCCGAACTGCTGCCCGTTGTTAAGAAAAGACAATCATCAAGACCTCGTCGTATTGATAACTcagatgacgatgacgatgatgatgatgagactgatgatgatggtgattttgaaattgagATCACATCTAAGATAAGTAGCCCGACTGAAACGCCAAAGAGAacgaaatttgattttgatccTGAAGTCATGCTAGATACGAGCTCAACCTCAAGTAAATCAAGTAAACCATCTGTCAGACGTTGA